A genomic window from Streptomyces sp. MST-110588 includes:
- a CDS encoding FAD-dependent monooxygenase, translating to MKALIIGGGIAGPAAAMALQQAGIDATVYEARPGGADGVGVFLTLGSNGIDALRTIGADASATAAGFPTPGINMFSATGKPLGQARTSSPDDGDLVSHTLRRADLYRAVRDEALGRGIRIEQGKRLTGAQDTGDGVRAVFADGGEAYGDLLIGCDGLRSTVRTLIDPAAPAPSYAGLIGLGGYTRGVPVDVERGSYTMVFGKHAFFGYALAPSGEVWWFANVPRRDEPARGEVEAAGAEEWRSRLLRLFGDDAGPAVDLIGTSHQIMPAGPIHAMAHVPTWHSGRMIIIGDAAHAPSPTSGQGASLSIEDGVELARCLRDHSAIGTAFAAYEALRRPRVERIVKQAARLNSNKAAGPLARAFRDLLLPTILKKTAGSKQMGETYGHHIDWNAPVPAAG from the coding sequence ATGAAAGCCCTGATCATCGGTGGCGGTATCGCCGGCCCGGCCGCCGCCATGGCGCTCCAGCAGGCAGGCATCGACGCGACGGTCTATGAGGCCCGCCCCGGCGGCGCCGACGGCGTCGGCGTCTTCCTCACTCTCGGTTCCAACGGCATCGACGCCCTGCGCACCATCGGCGCCGACGCCTCCGCCACGGCCGCGGGCTTCCCGACCCCGGGGATCAACATGTTCAGCGCCACCGGCAAGCCCCTCGGGCAGGCCCGCACCAGTAGTCCGGACGACGGCGATCTCGTCAGCCACACCCTCAGGCGCGCCGACCTCTACCGCGCCGTACGCGACGAGGCGCTGGGCCGTGGCATCCGCATCGAACAGGGCAAGCGCCTGACCGGCGCCCAGGACACCGGTGACGGCGTCCGCGCCGTCTTCGCCGACGGCGGCGAGGCGTACGGCGATCTGCTCATCGGCTGCGACGGCCTGCGCTCCACCGTCCGTACGCTCATCGATCCCGCCGCCCCCGCCCCCTCCTACGCCGGTCTCATCGGCCTCGGCGGCTACACCCGCGGTGTGCCCGTCGACGTCGAACGCGGCAGCTACACCATGGTGTTCGGCAAGCATGCCTTTTTCGGCTACGCCCTGGCGCCCAGCGGCGAGGTGTGGTGGTTCGCCAACGTCCCACGCCGCGACGAGCCCGCCCGCGGCGAGGTCGAGGCGGCCGGCGCGGAGGAATGGCGCAGCCGGCTCCTGCGGCTCTTCGGCGACGACGCGGGGCCGGCGGTGGACCTCATAGGGACCAGCCATCAGATCATGCCGGCCGGCCCGATCCACGCCATGGCACACGTCCCCACCTGGCACTCCGGCCGGATGATCATCATCGGTGACGCCGCCCACGCCCCGTCCCCGACCTCGGGCCAGGGCGCCTCGCTCTCGATCGAGGACGGCGTGGAGCTCGCCAGGTGCCTGCGGGACCACTCCGCCATCGGCACGGCCTTCGCCGCGTACGAGGCGCTGCGGCGCCCGCGCGTCGAACGCATCGTCAAGCAGGCGGCCCGGCTCAACAGCAACAAGGCCGCCGGGCCCCTCGCCCGTGCCTTCCGGGACCTGCTGCTGCCCACGATCCTCAAGAAGACCGCGGGCAGCAAGCAGATGGGGGAAACGTACGGCCACCACATCGACTGGAACGCCCCGGTTCCGGCGGCCGGGTAG
- a CDS encoding ATP-dependent helicase C-terminal domain-containing protein → MDAGQALTRLLPWATGEASRLEELAPERIEVPSGSRVRVDYKGEQPVLAVKLQELFGLRESPRVAGGRVPVLVHLLSPAGRPAAVTADLASFWRDGYRAVRAELRGRYPKHPWPEDPSTAEATRYTTARLKRG, encoded by the coding sequence GTGGACGCGGGCCAGGCACTGACCCGGCTGCTGCCGTGGGCGACCGGCGAGGCGTCGCGCCTGGAGGAGCTGGCGCCGGAGCGGATCGAGGTGCCCAGTGGATCGCGGGTGCGGGTCGACTACAAGGGCGAGCAGCCGGTGCTGGCGGTCAAGCTCCAGGAGCTGTTCGGGCTGCGGGAGTCTCCACGGGTGGCCGGCGGGCGGGTGCCCGTACTGGTCCATCTGCTGTCCCCCGCGGGCCGCCCGGCCGCCGTCACGGCCGATCTCGCCTCCTTCTGGAGGGACGGTTACCGGGCCGTACGGGCCGAGCTGCGCGGCCGGTACCCGAAGCACCCCTGGCCCGAGGACCCGAGTACGGCCGAGGCGACCCGGTACACGACGGCGCGTCTGAAGAGGGGCTGA
- a CDS encoding DUF4184 family protein — translation MPFTLSHAAAVLPAVRRTGAARGPLIASALVAGSFAPDATYFADSLIPGAMLFGDVTHSPLGALSGDVLITAALVGGWLLLREPVLALLPRSWQGRGYALLRGRSWRGRRPAALIAWFAVSAALGALTHIVWDAFTHADRWGTRLLPVLDRVVAGFPLYTFLQYGSSALALGAIGWFLVTGLRRLPPVPVPPGLPGLAGGRRLFGVALLALCVLAGTVHRTLRAHAVYGAAATWFDYIPTVLFGAGAGLAPGLLLYAVTIRFLARPSRPVPESAAPDRTGAAPADRTKSTPPDRTESTAPGHTGPAN, via the coding sequence ATGCCGTTCACACTCAGCCACGCTGCCGCCGTTCTGCCCGCCGTGCGCCGGACGGGAGCAGCACGCGGGCCACTGATCGCCTCGGCGCTGGTCGCGGGCTCCTTCGCGCCGGACGCGACGTACTTCGCGGACAGCCTGATCCCGGGCGCCATGCTGTTCGGGGACGTCACCCACTCCCCGCTCGGCGCGCTCTCCGGGGACGTGCTGATCACCGCGGCCCTGGTCGGCGGCTGGCTGCTGCTGCGCGAGCCCGTACTGGCGCTGCTGCCCCGGTCCTGGCAGGGCAGGGGGTACGCGCTGCTGCGCGGCCGGTCCTGGCGCGGCCGGCGGCCCGCCGCGCTCATCGCCTGGTTCGCGGTCTCGGCCGCCCTGGGAGCGCTGACCCACATCGTGTGGGACGCCTTCACCCATGCGGACCGCTGGGGAACGCGGCTGCTGCCCGTCCTGGACCGGGTGGTCGCGGGCTTTCCGCTCTACACCTTCCTCCAGTACGGCAGTTCGGCGCTCGCTCTGGGGGCGATCGGCTGGTTCCTGGTGACCGGGCTGCGGCGGCTGCCGCCCGTCCCGGTTCCCCCCGGACTGCCGGGCCTGGCCGGTGGCCGGCGGCTGTTCGGCGTGGCGCTGCTCGCGCTGTGCGTGCTGGCCGGCACCGTCCACCGCACGCTGCGGGCGCATGCCGTGTACGGTGCCGCGGCGACCTGGTTCGACTACATCCCGACCGTGCTGTTCGGCGCGGGAGCGGGCCTGGCGCCGGGGCTCCTGCTGTACGCGGTGACGATACGGTTCCTCGCCCGTCCGTCCCGGCCCGTACCGGAGTCCGCGGCACCGGACCGTACGGGGGCGGCGCCAGCGGACCGTACAAAGTCCACGCCACCGGACCGTACGGAGTCCACGGCACCGGGCCATACCGGACCGGCGAACTGA
- a CDS encoding MarR family transcriptional regulator yields MTNREELVEGVLFAGRKLSTAAVLFHTALAARMGLSATEEKALDLLDRRGPMTAGDLARHTGLTPASVTALIGRLERKEAARRVAHPEDGRKVLIEFNREWAARVAPLFEDFVRSLRELCADYDDGQLATVARFMTDAAQRQEESTRRLG; encoded by the coding sequence ATGACAAACCGCGAGGAACTGGTGGAGGGGGTCCTGTTCGCCGGCCGCAAGCTCTCCACCGCCGCCGTGCTCTTCCACACCGCGCTGGCCGCGCGTATGGGGCTGAGCGCCACCGAGGAGAAGGCCCTGGACCTCCTGGACCGCCGAGGCCCGATGACCGCCGGCGACCTCGCCCGGCACACGGGGCTGACCCCGGCCTCGGTCACCGCGCTGATCGGCCGCCTGGAGCGCAAGGAGGCGGCGCGGCGCGTTGCGCACCCCGAAGACGGGCGGAAGGTGCTGATCGAGTTCAACCGGGAATGGGCGGCACGGGTGGCGCCGCTCTTCGAAGACTTCGTACGGTCGCTGCGCGAACTGTGCGCGGACTACGACGACGGGCAACTGGCCACGGTGGCGCGGTTCATGACGGACGCGGCACAGCGGCAGGAGGAGTCGACCAGGCGGCTCGGCTGA
- the polA gene encoding DNA polymerase I, protein MAAKAAKKSEATGTEAAAGGRPRLLLMDGHSMAYRAFFALPAENFTTAGGQPTNAIYGFASMLANTLRDEAPTHFAVAFDVSRKTWRSEEFPDYKATRSKTPDEFKGQVELIGEMLDAMHVKRFAVEGYEADDVIATLTTQATAQGFEVSIVTGDRDSFQLVTDDVTVLYPTKGVSELTRFTPEKVQEKYGLTPAQYPDFAALRGDPSDNLPGIPGVGEKTAAKWINQFGSFAELVERAEEVKGKAGQNFRDHLEAVKLNRRLTEMVRDVELPCGPQELTRAAYDRGALTVFLEALEIRNQGLRDRLLAVDPGAGEADGQPAAPAAGVEVDGAVLATGELAPWLTEHGSRPLGVATVDSWTLGSGSVAEVALATAQGPAVWFDPSELDEQDEKAFAAWSADPARPKVMHNAKGLMRVFAEHGWEIDGVTMDTALAAYLVKPGRRSFALDALSVEYLGRELAPAAAGSGQLAFGADEQAEADALMAQARTVLDLGGAFEAKLAEVGAAELLRDVELPTSALLARMERAGIAADRGWLERIEAQFASAVQQAVQEAHAAAGHEFNLGSPKQLQEVLFGELGLPKTKKTKTGYTTDADALAWLAAQTENELPVIMLRHREQSKLRTTVEGLIKTIAADGRIHTTFNQTVAATGRLSSTDPNLQNIPVRTDEGRAIRRGFVVGEGFETLLTADYSQIELRVMAHLSEDEGLIEAFTSGEDLHTTVASQVFSVPKDQVDPEMRRKIKAMSYGLAYGLSAFGLSQQLGIQPDEARRLMDNFFERFGGVRDYLQRVVDQARATGYTETILGRRRYLPDLNSDNRQRREMAERMALNAPIQGTAADIVKIAMLRVDEALRAAKLSSRMLLQVHDEIVVEIWPGERAQVEELVRCEMAGAVELRAPLDVSVGSGKDWESAAH, encoded by the coding sequence GTGGCAGCAAAGGCAGCGAAGAAGAGCGAAGCGACCGGCACGGAAGCGGCGGCGGGCGGACGTCCCCGGCTGCTCCTGATGGACGGGCACTCCATGGCGTACCGGGCGTTCTTCGCCCTGCCCGCGGAGAATTTCACCACCGCCGGCGGACAACCGACCAACGCGATCTACGGCTTCGCGTCGATGCTCGCGAACACCCTGCGTGACGAGGCGCCCACCCACTTCGCGGTGGCCTTCGACGTGTCCCGCAAGACCTGGCGCTCCGAGGAGTTCCCGGACTACAAGGCGACGCGTTCCAAGACCCCGGACGAGTTCAAGGGCCAGGTCGAGCTGATCGGCGAGATGCTGGACGCGATGCACGTCAAGCGCTTCGCCGTCGAGGGCTACGAGGCCGACGACGTGATCGCCACGCTCACCACCCAGGCCACCGCGCAGGGCTTCGAGGTGTCGATCGTCACCGGCGACCGTGACTCCTTCCAGCTCGTCACCGACGACGTCACGGTCCTGTACCCGACCAAGGGCGTCTCGGAGCTGACCCGCTTCACCCCGGAGAAGGTGCAGGAGAAGTACGGCCTGACGCCCGCCCAGTACCCGGACTTCGCCGCGCTGCGCGGTGACCCGTCGGACAACCTCCCGGGCATCCCCGGCGTCGGGGAGAAGACGGCCGCGAAGTGGATCAACCAGTTCGGGTCGTTCGCGGAGCTGGTGGAGCGGGCCGAGGAGGTCAAGGGCAAGGCGGGCCAGAACTTCCGCGACCACCTGGAGGCGGTCAAGCTCAACCGCCGGCTCACGGAGATGGTGCGGGACGTCGAGCTGCCGTGCGGACCTCAGGAGCTGACGCGCGCCGCGTACGACCGTGGGGCGCTGACCGTCTTCCTGGAGGCGCTGGAGATCCGCAACCAGGGGCTGCGGGACCGGCTGCTGGCCGTGGACCCGGGCGCTGGGGAGGCCGACGGGCAGCCGGCGGCACCGGCCGCGGGCGTCGAGGTGGACGGCGCGGTGCTCGCCACCGGCGAGCTGGCCCCGTGGCTGACCGAGCACGGCTCCCGGCCGCTGGGCGTGGCCACCGTCGACTCCTGGACGCTGGGCAGCGGCAGCGTCGCCGAGGTGGCGCTCGCCACGGCCCAGGGGCCGGCGGTCTGGTTCGACCCCTCCGAGCTGGACGAACAGGACGAGAAGGCGTTCGCGGCGTGGAGCGCGGACCCGGCCCGGCCCAAGGTCATGCACAACGCCAAGGGATTGATGCGGGTCTTCGCCGAGCACGGCTGGGAGATCGACGGCGTCACCATGGACACCGCGCTGGCCGCCTACCTGGTCAAGCCGGGCCGCCGCTCCTTCGCCCTGGACGCCCTGTCGGTGGAGTACCTGGGGCGGGAGCTGGCGCCGGCCGCCGCGGGCAGCGGGCAGTTGGCCTTCGGCGCGGACGAGCAGGCCGAGGCGGACGCCCTGATGGCGCAGGCCCGTACGGTCCTGGACCTGGGCGGAGCCTTCGAGGCGAAGCTGGCCGAGGTCGGCGCGGCCGAGCTGCTGCGCGATGTGGAGCTGCCGACCAGCGCGCTGCTGGCCCGTATGGAGCGGGCCGGGATCGCCGCGGACCGCGGCTGGCTGGAGCGCATCGAGGCGCAGTTCGCGAGCGCGGTACAGCAGGCCGTCCAGGAGGCACACGCCGCGGCGGGCCACGAGTTCAACCTCGGCTCGCCCAAGCAGCTCCAGGAGGTGCTCTTCGGCGAACTGGGCCTGCCGAAGACCAAGAAGACCAAGACCGGTTACACCACGGACGCGGACGCCCTGGCATGGCTGGCGGCGCAGACCGAGAACGAACTCCCGGTGATCATGCTGCGGCACCGTGAGCAGTCCAAGCTGCGCACGACGGTCGAGGGCCTGATCAAGACGATCGCCGCGGACGGCCGTATCCACACCACCTTCAACCAGACGGTGGCCGCCACCGGCCGGCTCTCCTCCACCGACCCCAACCTGCAGAACATCCCGGTGCGCACGGACGAGGGCCGGGCGATCCGCCGCGGCTTCGTCGTCGGCGAGGGCTTCGAGACGCTGCTGACCGCCGACTACAGCCAGATCGAGCTGCGGGTGATGGCCCACCTCTCCGAGGACGAGGGGCTGATCGAGGCGTTCACCTCGGGCGAGGACCTGCACACCACCGTCGCCTCCCAGGTCTTCTCGGTCCCCAAGGACCAGGTCGACCCGGAGATGCGCCGCAAGATCAAGGCGATGTCCTACGGCCTGGCGTACGGCCTGTCGGCCTTCGGCCTCTCCCAGCAGCTCGGCATCCAGCCGGATGAGGCCCGCAGGCTGATGGACAACTTCTTCGAGCGCTTCGGCGGGGTGCGGGACTACCTCCAGCGCGTGGTGGACCAGGCGCGCGCCACCGGCTACACGGAGACGATCCTGGGCCGCCGCCGCTATCTGCCGGACCTCAACAGCGACAACCGCCAGCGTCGCGAGATGGCCGAGCGGATGGCGCTGAACGCCCCGATCCAGGGCACCGCCGCCGACATCGTCAAGATCGCGATGCTGCGGGTGGACGAGGCGCTGCGGGCGGCGAAGCTCAGCTCCCGGATGCTGCTCCAGGTGCACGACGAAATCGTGGTGGAGATCTGGCCCGGTGAGCGGGCGCAGGTCGAGGAGCTGGTGCGGTGCGAGATGGCGGGCGCGGTGGAGCTGCGTGCCCCGCTGGATGTGTCGGTGGGCTCCGGAAAGGACTGGGAGTCGGCGGCCCACTGA
- a CDS encoding lytic transglycosylase: MAATFRRRFRRGTASTAVAALALAALTASQSPGAASPAGSGEEPSPPSGTPIDGGSSYYTDLPPRNGSGAPGGTHRPGGTAHPGGTPTATGPAEAGIPATVLDAYKKAQARLDASDPGCRLPWQLLAAIGKVESGQANGGAVDARGTTLTPIRGPQLNGNGFALIPDTDQGRLDGDTTHDRAVGPMQFIPSTWSQGGPDGSGWGADGNGDGKKDPDNVYDAALAAGRYLCNGGRDLSTGADRDRAILGYNHSQDYLNRVLSWFTFYRNGTHEVPDGKGVLPVHRGGGGRGHAAGPGGGRHLDRTRNSGGGHSAPGGQTPGGHGRPTPAPGTKPPHTPAPQTPSTPPSKPPTKPPTTPPTKPPTKPAPAPLTALERLSAPEMTATAGTDFADPVRVRAKNAAGKPVAGVRVRYEIAGRTEARFPKGATHVTVTTGADGTAAAPTISAGGRAGDFTVRATAEGRQVPAAEVRATVRAKPVPVPTPKADALTRTSSDVLTAEAGGTFAAGAVEIKATYHGKAAAGVAVTATMVTDDPKKPTENDKGPYFKAAAEAGGKEGGKEDGKDGEAGHTAQAGADQAVPVRTLTLKTDAHGLLKLPKIYTDRHTGTFLLRLTTADGAVLTVKLNVTAPASA, from the coding sequence ATGGCAGCCACATTCAGGCGGCGGTTCCGCAGGGGAACGGCCTCGACAGCGGTGGCGGCACTCGCCCTCGCCGCGCTGACGGCCTCCCAGTCGCCGGGCGCCGCCAGCCCGGCGGGCTCGGGGGAGGAACCGTCGCCGCCTTCGGGCACGCCCATCGACGGCGGCTCGTCCTACTACACCGATCTGCCGCCCCGCAACGGTTCCGGGGCCCCGGGAGGCACCCACCGCCCCGGTGGCACCGCACATCCCGGCGGCACGCCCACCGCCACCGGCCCCGCGGAAGCGGGCATCCCCGCCACCGTCCTGGACGCCTACAAGAAGGCCCAGGCGCGGCTGGACGCCTCCGACCCGGGCTGCCGGCTTCCCTGGCAACTGCTCGCCGCGATCGGCAAGGTCGAGTCCGGGCAGGCCAACGGGGGCGCGGTGGACGCCCGGGGCACCACCCTGACCCCCATCCGCGGCCCACAGCTCAACGGCAACGGCTTCGCGCTGATCCCCGACACCGACCAGGGACGCCTCGACGGGGACACCACCCACGACCGTGCCGTGGGCCCGATGCAGTTCATCCCGTCCACCTGGAGCCAGGGCGGCCCGGACGGCAGCGGCTGGGGCGCCGACGGCAACGGCGACGGGAAGAAGGACCCCGACAACGTCTACGACGCGGCGCTGGCGGCCGGCCGCTACCTGTGCAACGGCGGCCGTGACCTGTCGACCGGGGCCGACCGGGACCGCGCGATCCTCGGCTACAACCACTCCCAGGACTACTTGAACCGGGTCCTGTCCTGGTTCACGTTCTACCGCAACGGCACCCACGAGGTGCCGGACGGAAAGGGCGTGCTGCCGGTCCACCGCGGCGGCGGGGGCAGGGGCCATGCCGCCGGACCGGGCGGCGGGCGCCACCTGGACCGTACGCGGAACTCCGGCGGCGGCCACTCCGCGCCCGGCGGCCAGACGCCTGGCGGGCACGGCAGGCCCACGCCCGCGCCGGGTACGAAGCCGCCGCACACCCCGGCGCCCCAGACTCCGTCCACGCCTCCCTCCAAGCCCCCGACGAAGCCTCCGACGACGCCGCCGACGAAGCCTCCGACGAAGCCTGCTCCCGCCCCGCTCACCGCCCTGGAGCGCCTGAGCGCCCCGGAGATGACGGCCACGGCGGGCACGGACTTCGCCGACCCCGTACGCGTACGGGCGAAGAACGCGGCAGGCAAGCCGGTCGCGGGCGTCCGGGTGCGGTACGAGATCGCGGGGCGGACCGAGGCGCGGTTCCCCAAGGGGGCGACCCACGTCACCGTCACCACCGGCGCCGACGGCACCGCCGCCGCCCCCACGATCAGCGCGGGCGGGCGGGCCGGTGACTTCACCGTCCGCGCCACGGCCGAGGGCCGCCAGGTGCCCGCCGCCGAGGTCCGCGCCACCGTCCGGGCCAAGCCCGTGCCCGTACCCACGCCCAAGGCCGACGCGCTCACCCGTACGTCCTCCGATGTGCTCACGGCCGAGGCCGGCGGCACCTTCGCGGCCGGCGCCGTCGAGATCAAGGCGACATACCACGGCAAGGCGGCAGCCGGGGTCGCGGTCACCGCGACCATGGTCACCGACGACCCGAAGAAGCCGACGGAGAACGACAAGGGCCCGTACTTCAAGGCAGCGGCCGAGGCCGGCGGCAAGGAGGGCGGCAAGGAGGACGGCAAGGACGGCGAAGCCGGTCACACCGCTCAGGCCGGTGCGGACCAGGCCGTACCGGTCCGCACCCTCACCCTGAAGACCGACGCCCACGGCCTGCTGAAGCTCCCGAAGATCTACACCGACCGCCACACGGGTACGTTCCTGCTCCGCCTGACCACCGCCGACGGTGCGGTGCTGACCGTCAAGCTCAACGTCACCGCACCGGCGTCCGCCTGA
- a CDS encoding DUF3068 domain-containing protein has product MRRKASLVLLALAVFCTALSPLLRWYAFPRLVKIPPNRYQDMVLEARPATLIDYRTMKARQVPRVSVVQTLKGNVEESERIEKSAGRDVVVWDALTYVAGPDGKMVSEIPERYVFDAHSQEPVHATGETVDGDPVRREGIEYKWPFLTKKRDYAYFDAQTRTSAPIHYKGTRTFRGLEVYYFEQTIPWTKVPIPKKLPVKGITRQSVEKAGTSRWYTTKRMFWVEPVTGAPVNGQEIHKEELRGGALLPGGGKVTAFSGHVKMRADYIDSTVEMVTSQRRLVLLITSYLPWGLLGAGLTLLALSLLLEARGRRAGPRGAAAAPPPRKASGPRPLSSS; this is encoded by the coding sequence GTGCGCCGGAAAGCCAGCCTGGTGCTGCTCGCCCTCGCCGTCTTCTGCACCGCGCTCTCCCCGCTGCTGCGGTGGTACGCCTTCCCGCGGCTGGTCAAGATCCCGCCGAACCGGTACCAGGACATGGTCCTGGAGGCCAGGCCCGCCACCCTGATCGACTACCGCACGATGAAGGCCCGGCAGGTCCCGCGCGTCAGCGTCGTACAGACGCTGAAGGGCAACGTCGAGGAGTCGGAGCGGATCGAGAAGAGCGCCGGCCGCGACGTCGTCGTCTGGGACGCGCTGACCTATGTGGCCGGCCCCGACGGCAAGATGGTCTCCGAGATCCCCGAGCGCTACGTCTTTGACGCACACTCACAGGAGCCGGTGCACGCGACCGGCGAGACGGTCGACGGCGACCCCGTACGGCGTGAGGGCATCGAGTACAAGTGGCCCTTCCTGACCAAAAAGCGCGATTACGCCTATTTCGACGCCCAGACCCGTACGTCCGCGCCCATCCACTACAAGGGCACCCGTACGTTCCGGGGGCTGGAGGTCTACTACTTCGAGCAGACCATTCCCTGGACCAAGGTCCCGATTCCCAAGAAACTGCCGGTCAAAGGCATCACCCGGCAGTCCGTGGAGAAGGCGGGCACCTCACGCTGGTACACCACCAAGCGGATGTTCTGGGTGGAACCGGTCACCGGGGCGCCGGTCAACGGGCAGGAGATCCACAAGGAGGAACTGCGCGGCGGCGCCCTGCTTCCGGGAGGCGGCAAGGTCACCGCGTTCTCGGGCCATGTGAAGATGCGCGCCGACTACATCGACTCCACCGTCGAAATGGTCACCTCCCAGCGCCGGTTGGTGCTGCTGATCACCAGCTATCTGCCCTGGGGCCTGCTGGGCGCGGGGCTGACCCTGCTCGCCCTGAGCCTGCTGCTCGAAGCACGCGGCCGGCGTGCCGGTCCGCGCGGCGCGGCTGCCGCGCCCCCTCCGCGGAAGGCTTCCGGCCCCCGCCCGCTCAGTTCCTCATAG